In a genomic window of Carassius gibelio isolate Cgi1373 ecotype wild population from Czech Republic chromosome A3, carGib1.2-hapl.c, whole genome shotgun sequence:
- the LOC127952816 gene encoding sphingosine 1-phosphate receptor 2: MSKYSQYFNKCLVEVHYSIVRNMSQKEIAGRRETEQRLSTLNILFVIICSIIIFENLLVLIAVFRNKKFHSAMFFFIGNLAFSDLLAGSAYIANIFLSGPKTFRLVPVQWFIREGTTFIALAASVFSLLAIAIERYIAITKVKVYGSNKTCRMFLLIGACWVMSILLGGLPIFGWNCINNVVDCSSVLPLNSRYYILFVVTVFTVILMSIVILYVRIYLIVRTSQREATNSPAYALLKTVTIVLGVFIICWLPAFTILLLDTSCTIKECPILNNATIFFSITTMNSALNPLIYTLRSKDMRREFLRVLCCWGLFNCGRPSHRCMVPLRSSISMEHCTHKHEHQSIPIMQDCTSV, from the coding sequence ATGAGCAAATACTCCCAGTACTTCAACAAGTGCCTCGTAGAGGTCCACTATAGCATCGTCAGGAACATGAGCCAGAAGGAAATAGCGGGCCGCAGGGAGACTGAACAAAGACTGAGCACCctgaacattttatttgttataatctGCAGTATCATCATCTTCGAAAACCTCTTGGTGCTCATTGCTGTGTTTCGCAATAAGAAGTTCCACTCTGCCATGTTCTTCTTCATCGGGAACCTGGCCTTCTCGGACCTATTGGCTGGCTCTGCTTATATTGCCAACATCTTCCTTTCAGGCCCTAAGACATTTAGGTTGGTGCCTGTCCAGTGGTTCATACGAGAAGGGACTACTTTCATAGCACTGGCTGCATCCGTTTTCAGCCTGCTGGCTATCGCCATAGAGCGCTACATTGCCATCACCAAGGTCAAGGTTTATGGCTCCAACAAAACTTGCCGCATGTTCCTTTTGATCGGAGCATGCTGGGTGATGTCCATCCTTCTGGGAGGTCTTCCCATTTTTGGTTGGAACTGTATTAATAACGTTGTGGATTGCTCCTCTGTCCTGCCTCTCAACTCCCGATACTATATCCTTTTTGTTGTTACCGTCTTCACCGTCATCTTGATGTCCATTGTGATCCTTTACGTTCGCATCTATCTTATTGTGCGTACAAGCCAGCGAGAGGCCACCAATTCTCCAGCTTATGCTCTCCTGAAGACCGTCACGATTGTGCTTGGCGTATTCATCATTTGTTGGTTACCCGCATTCACCATCCTTCTCTTGGACACTTCCTGTACGATAAAAGAATGTCCTATCCTCAACAATGCTACCATCTTCTTCAGCATCACCACAATGAATTCGGCGCTGAACCCGCTGATCTACACATTGCGGAGTAAGGACATGAGGAGGGAGTTCCTCAGGGTGCTTTGCTGCTGGGGGCTGTTCAATTGTGGCAGGCCTTCTCACCGCTGCATGGTGCCACTCAGGAGCTCAATTTCAATGGAGCACTGCACCCACAAACACGAACATCAGTCAATTCCCATCATGCAGGACTGCACTTCTGTCTGA
- the LOC127952535 gene encoding DNA (cytosine-5)-methyltransferase 1 has product MPTRTSLSLPEDVKERLQVLDEGGDSLSDEECVKEKLRLLQEFLLADTQDQLKILEDKLKSSELSTEVYTSEVKAVLKKALGVVKEDEGVEQNGHSNGISVNGSHKDEGEQEGAMDTQEEGGSIKSPSAPKGRGGRRSKADSEPKKSPASTRVTRNSGKQPSILSMFSRVPKRKSDELNGEATNGDAEVKLEEEITEQVHEEKRLKTEAENPETEKTTNGQIKPVSAAKTPPPKCPDCRQYLDDSDLKFFQGDPDDALDEPEMLTDERLSLFDANEDGFESYDDLPQHKITNFSVYDKRGHLCPFDSGLIEKNVELYFSCAVKPIYDDNPCMDGGVPAKKLGPINAWWITGFDGGEKALIGFTTAFADYILMDPREEYSSIFALMQEKIYMSKIVVEFLQKNQDATYEDLLNKIETTVPPAGLNFNRFTEDTLLRHAQFVVEQVESYDEAGDSDEQPIIITPCMRDLIKLAGVTLGKRRAARRQAIRHPTKIEKDSKGPTKATTTKLVYQIFDTFFSDQIDQNNKDGGGVKRHRCGVCEVCQAPDCGKCSACKDMIKFGGSGRSKQACQKRRCPNLAVKEAEDDENMDEEEVLPIKEKKKMSQTKKKKQTKNKISWVGEPIKTDGRKEYYMKVRVENEVVEVGDCVSVSPADPSHPLYLARITALWEDGEKMFHAHWFCRGTDTVLGESSDPLELFLVDECEDMQLSFVHGKVNVLYKAPSENWFMEGGIDDDMKVIEDDGESFFYQLLYDGECARFESPPKVIPSEDHKYKFCASCVRNKEREAQDLPNVCEPLEVEKSDSKVFYGLATLKGEQYRVGDSVYLPPEAFNFAVKVASPLKRSHRKEDVDEDLHPEYYRKSSDYIKGSNLDAPEPFRIGRIKEIFCNKRSDGKPDRMDPKLRLYKFYRPENTHKGPKGAYHSDVNQLYWSDEEATVNMAEVLGRCQVEYAEDLVESLQDYSSRGPDHFYFLEAYNAKTKSLEDPPNHARSAVNKGKGKGKGKGKGKGKAASQESQDKEPQEPTVPKLRTLDVFSGCGGLSEGFHQAGISETHWAIEMWDPAAQAFRLNNPGSTVFTEDCNVLLKLVMSGEKTNSLGQKLPQKGDVEMLCGGPPCQGFSGMNRFNSRTYSAFKNSLVVSYLSYCDYYRPKFFLLENVRNFVSFKRSMVLKLTLRCLVRMGYQCTFGVLQARQYGVAQTRRRAIILAAAPGEKLPRFPEPLHVFAPRACSLSVVVDEKRYVSNVTRGNGGIYRTITVRDTMSDLPEIRNGAAALEISYNGEPQSWFQRHIRGSQYQPILRDHICKDMSALVAARMRHIPLAPGSDWRDLPNIEVRLRDGTNTKKLRYTHADKKNGRSGTGALRGVCSCAEGKPCDPADRQFNTLIPWCLPHTGNRHNHWAGLYGRLEWDGFFSTTVTNPEPMGKQGRVLHPEQHRVVSVRECARSQGFPDTYRFFGNILDKHRQVGNAVPPPLSKAIGLEVRKCVQEKMRENATEPVKQEKMEVCN; this is encoded by the exons ATGCCTACCAGGACCTCATTGTCTTTGCCAGAGGATGTCAAGGAACG GCTTCAGGTGCTGGATGAAGGTGGAGACAGTTTGTCAGATGAG GAGTGTGTAAAGGAAAAGCTCAGGTTACTGCAGGAGTTCCTGCTTGCTGATACTCAGGACCAGCTCAAAATCCTTGAGGACAAGTTAAAGAGCTCTGAGCTTTCCACT GAGGTTTACACGTCAGAGGTGAAGGCCGTGCTCAAGAAAGCTCTGGGAGTTGTCAAGGAGGATGAAGGAGTGGAGCAGAATGGACATTCAAATGGCATCTCTGTGAATGGGTCGCACAAAGATGAAGGCGAGCAGGAGGGAGCCATGGACACTCAGGAGGAAGGAGGATCTATAAAGTCTCCCAGTGCCCCAAAGGGAAGGGGCGGCCGTCGCAGTAAAGCAGATTCTGAGCCCAAGA AATCTCCAGCCAGTACCAGGGTTACACGTAACTCTGGGAAACAGCCATCTATCCTTTCCATGTTCTCTAGAGT CCCAAAGCGCAAGTCTGATGAGCTGAATGGAGAAGCCACAAATGGTGACGCAGAAGTGAAGCTTGAGGAAGAAATTACAGAGCAG GTCCATGAAGAGAAACGCCTTAAAACAGAAGCTGAGAA TCCTGAGACTGAGAAAACTACTAATGGCCAGATCAAGCCTGTGTCTGCAGCCAAG ACCCCTCCACCAAAATGCCCCGACTGCAGGCAGTATCTGGATGATTCGGACCTCAAGTTCTTCCAGGGAGATCCTGATGATGCT TTGGATGAACCAGAGATGTTAACTGATGAGCGTCTATCCCTCTTTGATGCAAATGAGGATGGTTTTGAAAGCTATGACGATCTGCCCCAGCACAAGATAACTAACTTCAG CGTGTATGACAAGCGTGGGCACCTGTGTCCATTTGACTCTGGCCTCATTGAGAAAAATGTGGAGCTGTACTTTAGTTGTGCTGTTAAGCCCATCTACGATGACAACCCATGCATGGATG GAGGGGTTCCTGCCAAGAAGCTTGGTCCTATCAATGCTTGGTGGATCACTGGTTTTGATGGTGGGGAGAAGGCTTTAATTGGCTTCACCACAG CCTTTGCTGACTACATCTTAATGGACCCCAGAGAGGAGTACTCTTCCATTTTTGCTCTGATGCAGGAGAAGATCTACATGAGCAAGATAGTAGTTGAATTTCTACAGAAGAACCAGGACGCCACTTATGAGGATCTGCTGAACAAAATTGAG ACTACCGTTCCACCTGCTGGGCTCAACTTCAACCGTTTCACAGAGGACACACTGCTGCGTCATGCtcagtttgtggtggagcaggtggagAGCTATGATGAGGCTGGAGACTCAGATGAACAGCCAATTATCATCACTCCCTGTATGAGAGACTTGATCAAGCTGGCTGGTGTTACTTTGGGCAAGAG GAGAGCAGCCAGAAGACAAGCCATCCGTCATCCCACCAAGATTGAGAAGGACAGCAAGGGCCCGACTAAAGCCACCACCACTAAACTGGTCTATCAGATCTTTGACACCTTTTTCTCCGATCAGATTGACCAGAACAATAAAGATGGAGGTGGAGTGAAGAGACACCGGTGTGGTGTCTGTGAG GTTTGTCAGGCGCCAGACTGTGGCAAGTGTTCAGCCTGTAAGGATATGATCAAGTTTGGAGGCAGTGGCAGAAGTAAACAGGCCTGTCAGAAGAGGAG ATGTCCCAACCTGGCAGTGAAAGAAGCAGAGGATGATGAGAATATGGATGAGGAGGAAGTATTGCCAattaaggagaaaaagaaaatgtctcagacaaagaagaaaaaacagacgAAGAATAAGATCAGCTGGGTGGGCGAGCCCATCAAG ACTGATGGAAGGAAGGAATACTACATGAAAGTGCGTGTGGAGAATGAGGTGGTGGAGGTGGGAGATTGTGTGTCTGTCAGCCCTGCTGACCCATCACATCCCCTCTACTTGGCCAG GATTACGGCATTATGGGAGGATGGAGAGAAGATGTTTCATGCGCACTGGTTTTGCCGAGGCACTGATACTGTTCTTGGAGAATCATCAGACCCTCTTGAGCTCTTCCTTGTGGATGAGTGTGAAGATATGCAGCTGAGTTTCGTCCATGGCAAGGTCAACGTCCTGTACAAGGCTCCATCTGAAAACTGGTTCATGGAG GGTGGAATAGATGATGATATGAAAGTGATCGAAGATGATGGCGAAAGCTTCTTCTATCAGCTCTTGTATGATGGTGAATGCGCTCGCTTTGAGTCTCCTCCCAAGGTCATACCATCAGAAGACCACAAGTATAA GTTCTGTGCCAGCTGCGTAAGGAATAAAGAACGAGAGGCTCAGGACTTGCCTAATGTCTGTGAACCACTGGAGGTTGAGAAGAGCGACTCTAAAGTCTTTTATGGTTTGGCGACCCTAAAGGGCGAGCAGTACAGAGTAGGAGACAGTGTCTATCTTCCCCCAGAGGCCTTCAACTTTGC GGTAAAGGTTGCAAGCCCATTGAAGCGTTCTCACAGGAAGGAAGATGTTGATGAAGATCTTCACCCAGAATACTACAGGAAGTCTTCTGATTACATCAAGGGCTCAAACCTCGATGCTCCGGAGCCTTTCCGTATTGGCCGCATCAAAGAAATCTTCTGCAACAAGCGCAGTGATGGAAAGCCAGACAGAATGGATCCTAAACTGCGGCTCTATAAATTTTACAG GCCTGAAAACACTCATAAAGGACCAAAGGGTGCCTACCATTCTGACGTAAACCAGCTCTACTGGAGTGATGAAGAGGCGACCGTAAACATGGCAGAAGTGCTGGGCCGCTGTCAAGTAGAGTATGCAGAGGACCTGGTGGAGAGTCTGCAGGACTATTCAAGCAGAGGACCTGATCACTTTTATTTCCTAGAG gctTACAATGCCAAGACTAAAAGCCTTGAGGATCCTCCCAATCATGCACGATCCGCAGTGAATAAGGGCAAAGGGAAAGGAAAGGGGAAAG GTAAAGGGAAGGGTAAAGCAGCCTCACAGGAATCGCAGGATAAGGAGCCACAAGAGCCAACAGTCCCCAAACTGCGCACACTGGATGTGTTCTCTGGCTGTGGTGGTCTGTCTGAGGGTTTCCATCAAGCAG GCATCTCTGAGACCCATTGGGCCATCGAGATGTGGGATCCTGCTGCCCAGGCATTCAGGTTGAACAATCCAGGCTCCACGGTCTTCACAGAGGACTGTAATGTCCTGTTGAAGCTGGTGATGTCCGGAGAGAAGACCAACTCTCTTGGACAGAAGCTGCCGCAGAAGGGTGATGTGGAGATGCTCTGTGGTGGGCCTCCCTGCCAAGGCTTCAGTGGAATGAACCGCTTCAACTCGCGCACATACTCCGCGTTCAAGAACTCTCTGGTTGTCTCTTATCTGAG CTACTGTGACTACTACAGACCCAAGTTCTTCCTTCTGGAGAACGTGAGGAACTTTGTGTCATTCAAACGCTCTATGGTCCTGAAGCTCACGCTGCGCTGTCTTGTTCGCATGGGCTACCAGTGCACCTTTGGTGTACTACAGGCaa GACAGTATGGGGTGGCCCAGACCAGACGCAGAGCGATCATCCTGGCTGCAGCCCCGGGTGAAAAGCTGCCCCGCTTCCCTGAGCCCCTGCATGTGTTTGCCCCACGGGCATGTTCTCTTAGTGTGGTGGTTGACGAAAAGCGATATGTCAGCAATGTCACTCG TGGAAACGGAGGCATTTATCGCACCATCACAGTGCGGGACACAATGTCTGACCTCCCAGAGATCCGAAACGGAGCCGCAGCTCTGGAAATCTCCTATAACGGTGAGCCGCAATCCTGGTTCCAAAGGCACATTCGTGGCTCTCAGTACCAGCCAATCCTCAGGGACCACATCTGTAAG GACATGAGTGCCCTGGTGGCGGCCCGTATGCGTCACATTCCTCTGGCTCCTGGTTCTGACTGGAGGGATCTGCCCAATATCGAGGTGCGGTTGCGGGATGGCACCAACACAAAAAAGCTTCGCTACACTCACGCCGACAAAAAGAATGGCCGCAGTGGCACTGGTGCACTGAGAGGAGTGTGTTCCTGTGCTGAGG GAAAACCGTGTGACCCTGCAGACAGGCAGTTCAATACGTTGATTCCCTGGTGTCTGCCTCACACGGGTAATCGCCACAATCACTGGGCTGGTCTGTACGGCCGTCTGGAATGGGACGGGTTCTTCAGCACCACAGTGACCAATCCTGAGCCCATGGGCAAGCAG GGACGTGTCCTCCACCCCGAGCAGCACCGTGTTGTGAGTGT